Below is a window of Impatiens glandulifera chromosome 2, dImpGla2.1, whole genome shotgun sequence DNA.
tgacctctatctcgtgacctcacactttcaaatgttcgccaaaccaaccactattttcgacctcacactcgacaaaccacccattacccgacctccatctcgtgacctcacacttttaaattctctccaaaccaaccactaaaattgacaaaccatccaccacctgacctccatcgacctcacactttcaaatactcgtcaaaTCAACTACTATTTCCGACCtcatactcgacaaaccacccactaccCGACCTCCAttttgtgaccttacactttcaaatgttaATTCCGACATCACATTTTCAGATGTCTCgtatcctttgtttaaaaattgcgccatcatatattatagtaaaaaatgcattcttggaaatctaaatttacatattttgggATTCGAACATTGGTCTTAtacatgaaatgtgaacactatAACGACTGGACCActttagattgttgaaataattttattattttgtatatatatatatatatatatatatatatatattatatttaatatttattatcaattagttaatttttatattaaccaaaaaattatttatattcataaagaaaatattatataatgtacatatattatgaaatagaaaatatttatatatgaattataataattatttcaaactttCAATTGTGTCGTGTGTTTGTTTAAGAATTTATCTCAATAGAAGGTGGATTAATTTTAAAGTCAAACTTTCAATCTTGTCGTGTCATGTTGTGTTGAAACTCATTTCCATTAAtctcatattttgatttgattttcatATCGTGCTAACTTGTGTCAAAATGCTTTTACGTATCGTGTTAACTCGTGTTCAAACATATGTGTTGTGTTGGGTCAATTTAAACTTGTCATCGTGTCAACGCAGgtaatataaaagtaatgttTCTATAtgataagaaatataaatattgatatataaattaatctgatatataaatattaatgtttggaATGAAATAAGtggaaaaatattatgtaatgTACATATATTATggaatagaaaatatttatatatgaattataataattattatttatatgataaaagaatatatatatatattaaataagattgaaaattttatgtGTGATTTAGTAaatgtcttttttttatatatattattatagataGGGTCTtgaattttaacttattttatccTTCCCTCAACTTGTTTTCATCTCTTGTATTTCAGTCTTCTCCGCTTTGAGTCTCTACCGACCGCCTTTGTAGTCTCGTAGATATCTTATTCAGTTATGTGGGTTATGCCATTCAGTCTCACAGCGCTGTAGGGGAAGAATCAGAGGTTTATGGCTTCCTCTATGTCGTCCCTCCACGCTTCCCCAACTCTGTTCCGACTGCCTCCACCTCAGATAGGACGGTCGCTGGTGCTCAATTTCAGGTCCCATTTTATCCACCCTCTTAGCCTCTCTCCTCGCCTATCAATAGCTTTAGCTCGCCGCCAAAACAATACGGGCCCTGTACCTGCATCATTTTccaataagaagaagaagaagaaagaggtTAAGCTTATATCTTCTTAACTAACTATTTACAAACATTCCTGGCTTAGCGTATAAGGTTTATTAAGGTACTTGATTGCATTTTGTTTTGGGTCTTTGATTTTCATGTAGCGATTTAAACAATTCCTAGAAAAAATAGAGTCTTTGGAACTTGAATCAATTCATGTTTGCGTAATTGATTGGAAATTCTTTAGGCTACTCTAATTAAATGAACCTAAAAGTTTGTCACCAGGCTAAGCGGAAGAAAAGGGTATCCCATGAAATGGGGAATGAAAACGATTAGCCCGACACTGGGAAATGAGGATGAAAAGATTGTAGGGTTATAAGTTAATTTATAGATGGGATGTGGAAAAACTTTATACTGAAGCTCTTGGTTTCATGTATTCTTCCCCAGAATGATGAAGATGCGGAGGAACATTTATTTGGAGATGCTTTGGAAGCACTTTTTGATCAGCTTGAGGAAGATCTTAAAAATGATGACTCattaattgaagatgatgatgagataaGTGAGGAAGAACTTATGATGCTCGAGCGTGAATTAGAGGAGGCATTGAAAGATGATGATTTAGTGAAAGGGTCAGATTCTTCACAACTTAGTGAAGTTGATGGAATTGTttatgaggaagaagaagaagaagaagaagaagaagaagtatcAGTGAAGCTAAAAAATTGGCAACTTCGAAGATTGGCTTATGCTTTAAAAAGTGGGCGCCGTAAAACTAGTGTGAGGCTCTTTTACTAAGTTTtcatttactaatttattttgttattggaaTTCATTCCACTACATTTGCATACTTACCACATCCATTCATATGTTTCATGTTCGTGGACACTTTAAAGTCACATAAACACATAGGAAATATTATCTATTCCCTTTGAACAAAGCTCTAAGAGACCCCTCCTTAAGCTAGAGGGGTCTGTTTGCTTCCCCTTCTTTATGCTATGTACACTGATCAGCTGAAAGCtgaaaatgtgattttttttttgttaaaccaTCTTTGGTCTTGGATATGGTTTTACTAACTACAGTTTTTCTTGACTGGAAGATTAAAAATCTTGCAGCGGATCTATGTCTTGAACGAGCAGTTGTTCTGAAATTACTTCGTGACCCCCCTCCAGATCTTCTGTTGTTGAGTGCAGCTTTACCTGATAAACCTGATTCAAATGTCATGGTTCCTAATAAATCTGCAATGACAGTGTCAGAGCTTGAAAGTGAAACACTAGAAAGTGCTGCTTCTGAAGGAGCCATAATTGATTTAACATCTGAAGAAAAGGGGGAAGTTCCTATCCATGTTATGCAAGGTGATTGGTCTTCTCGAAAGAGATTGAAGAAAGTGCAGGTTGGCACCTTGGAAAGAGTGTATAGACGATCAAAAAGACCTACAGTAAGTTATGCATGATTCGTATAGTTATTGGATTGCAACTATTTTCTAGCCATATAAAAAGGGCTACATGTTAATGCATAACTCATATAAGTTAGTGATTTAATATTTCTTACCATCCAAGACTTGGTAAAACAAACGTTATAGGGACatataccttttattttaattatgtgatGAACTAGTAGAAACAGTTTTCTTCTGTTTCTTTGATCTGGGTTTATTTCgaaataaacttttttattttaaaaaatatcttgtttgatgtaaaagtggattatttggaccaatttgactaaaatatccttagtatattttattttaatgttataaagAACTAAGTAAGGGTATTTAGGATGATTTGATGATGCTAAGTTAGTCTATTGGAGGCTTGTTTGATATGtgtttgttttgaaataaattgttcttttgaagaagacttgtTTTATGGAAAATGAGGATTATTTGTGTCAAATGATCACTATATAtccttaatattttaaaatgttatgaaGTATAATGTAAGGGAATTTTTGTATAttagttgattatttgaatgatttgatggAAGAAGTGTTTGATGATGGCATGttggtttatttggattaaatcctGATAATActcatcaaacaagccctatgATTtaatccacatcaaacaaggacTTGGTTATTGTCGGTATTAATTAGGGGAAAATAGAAGCTTGAAAGACTTAAAGTTAATGTGAGAAGTTGAAAACCTACTGGTAGGATGTTTATGAAGTATCTGTTTTTATTTAAGATGATTTATCAAATATTCCAACATTGGCTTTCTGTAAGAATAGTTGGTCTGTATCTAATTTTCCAgtttattgaaattttgatgactTGCTTTTTGTTGTTAATATCAAATCTGAATTACTGTCCTATCTTTATTAAGTTAACagaaataatgaattattagaTTCATGTTGAGAAGAAATTATGTGGAACATGTTATCCTTTTGTGTTATAGCTAGTAATGTTCATATATCATTTTGTGATGCAGAATTCCATGATCGTGAGCATTGTACATGTGACAAATCTGCCTCGAAAAAGAGTGGTGAAGTGGTTTGAAGAAAAACGTGCAGAAGATGGGATCCCTGATCAGCATCTTCCCTTCAATAGATCTTCCACAGAAACTGCATTGAGCTAGATGTCTTGTTTTGGTTTGGCTGATGATTCAATGGTGCTTACTTTCAATTGCAATGTAAGatgataagaaaataatatgctCCTAACATCCAAAACAGATTGATAGTAGCTggaatgtattattttattattatatattaaaactttttaaaaaactttatttaaaaaaatctttacatTCTCAATCCTATCGTTTCCTTGGCAAGAACACTTCCCTTTTGAgcaaaacatgtagacaagaCAAAATCTTTACAAACGAAACCCAAAGTGCCAAAGTGTAGCAACATGTGTATCCAAAGTCCAAACAGAGACAAAACTCTCACAACACCCTCATTATACAAAGGATAAGCCATCACACAAAGTGCCACCAAAATACTTATCCACAGCACCAAAACTGCCAGCCACGGAAGTAGAAACGTGTTGATCGCTATGCAAGCAAGCGCAAAACTTCCCAACAAGTATAGCCCCCATCCCATTAAAGGGTGGATTGTGATGGGGACAATGAATAATGGAATCGTATAAGCAACCAGCCACAATTGACCAAAGTGCGACCAGCTTCAGTCCTGTTTTGATCAAGAAGAAGTTCTTGTCTGTCGGCTGGTAGCACACTTTGGATAAGTTAGGCCGTGCTAAACGTGTCATTGCGATGATGCTTAGGTAAATTATGCTTGGTTGTTCTTCTAGGCCCTAACATGCAAGGAGTAGAGGAGTGTAATCGATTATATTTCAAAACGGAGAAAAGTGAGTATAAATCTTTTACTTACTATAACATCTAAAATAACTTCAACGCCCATAACTCATTTTTCTCTCGAATCTCAAGAAATATGAGTAACTAAAATGATAAACTCCACTAGAGTACTTTTTTGTTGtcgattttattaaaattcatttaattaccCACATCTCAAATCTCGTAAAGGAGAtgagaaaacaatttttttaaggaCGCTGTCTCACCTAAAATgagatgagaaataaaaaataaggtgtaacatattaataaataaaattatttttatcattttaatgatAATGTCTCAATAAAGATttagatataataaatatataggagaataatatcatattttccCGAATGTCCCACGATAAAggtgattttattattttttacttttatttttactgTATTTTTCCTTAATCAATTGGCACTTAAAATGAGTTCTTCGTGCATTATCACACTTATAAGAATCGGTTTAAGTGGTTTATAGTCAGTCAGTTCGATGCTAGTTCGATGCTATCTGTATACACTACATGTATCCCACTCATTAAGTAACAGTTATACACAAAAGTGAAGCATCACctcattcatttattattattttttctctttgtacatATGACACTTTTTTAATGGATACATGCTCGAATAGTTTAGATGGTGATCGAAGTTCTCATCCAGCGGCTCTTGGGATTGATCCAAAGCTCCATATGGCGATCCGCGTGCTAGTTACCTTTAGTGATCGAGGTGCTTTTCATCTAATTCTCCACATCCTCCAAAATCAACGACCCTAATGAACTATCTAGGTGAATTCTCCACATTAGTTGGCTATAATCGAGCCCTTTTGGCCTATATTGGGCCTTTTGTGCGCCTAGGTTAGGGTTCGTCTGATGCGCGCTTGGGCTCGGCCGCTGCCGCGGTCCTGTCATGGTTCTCCCGCTTGGCCGCCCTTGGCACGGTGTCGTGCACGACCGTTACTGATAACTAAAttcttttttcttaatttcctccaacaattacaaaataaaaacaataatagaaatgtttaattctattaaattcattattctaacttatttatttatttctaacacttaatctatttaaaaaataattcgagATCAATTATTTAGGCCTAATTGATACgattttatttctcaatttcCGTGTAATAAGTCCGTATatcttttaaagaaaaataatatatactcaaaattcttaaaaaaaaattgtgaagaaaAAATCTCTTTTCCGATAATTTTCTatcatatttttgaaaaaaattgtaataattaaaaaagtatatatatttaattaacaagAAGTCACATTAAACTGTGGGATCCTTgtataaatattacaataataagcacaaaaaaaaaataagggcATGCTTGTTACGTGGTTTTTGTACTCAGGAATGGGAAAGGGAATGAAATGAGATGTTTGGTTGATGGTTTTGATTACaggatattgatttgattcccgAATACTCAAGAATCATCCAATCCTCTCTCCCAATGAGGAATGAATCCCATTCCGATACACATTCTCTCCCATTATCTCCACTctcttattttctctctcataattataattataattttaatatcatatattttataattatattatacgttattttataattaatataataataaatttctatttatttataaataaataatttcaattatttaaataatattaaggaattatttaaaataaaattttagtgataattacaataactaataataatataattaattttatataattaattttaaatattatatattaataataaaattataataaattaattaaaatataaaaatataaaactaaaaataaaataacaattttatataaaaaatattaaaaaattaaatataaaatattttaataaaaattattattaaaaaaattataccatgttataatatattattaaataaaatattatatttaatttaaaatatataatatttgaaagactttttcttatattatttataattaatagataattatttatttataattagtaaaaaattgaaacattcaacatttttttgtttataagtatttttattttgaaaaaatattaaatgtttatattttattaaattatgtcacttaaatattttatatattttaaacaatttacaaaaataataatattttatatttttaatttaataaaataaaattaaaattaatcataattaaaattaatcatcattttaataacaaaattatatttataacttttctcTTATAAATCTAAACGTTATTAATGGGAATGAGAATGATTAAAACtcttaaccaaacactacacttctatcGATCATACCCATTCTCATTCCACACATCTATCAATCTCAATCATATTCCCATTCCTTTATTTGAACCAAACACCCCCTAAGATagtgtaataaaaaaaagaaatacctcacaaaaatattcaaatatttgagTTACCTCAATTTGGTCTCTCaatttctttcatttccttgaacTATATATCTTAGTTTTCTTCCTTCATTTCaacatgttaaattatttaatgaataaaattacacttcaatctaattaattagaatcatattataatttttcttttcaaatttatttaaaactaaattatgatCCACCAAATACAAAATGaagaatttcaattttaatactCACTTTTTTTAAGCCATAGAATTGAACCCTACATCTCTCACTCATGAGTCTTGAGGTCGAGAGTGAGAAGGGTCCCATCCTCCAGCCAACTTCCAAGACTGACTGTCGGTGCTTCAATCTCTCTCTGTTTCCAATAAAGAGAGTGACTCACTCCATTTCTATAGCAAAACTTGTAGACTGAAACCATGGGAAAGGGAGGTCAGCAACCTAACCCTCTATCCATTGTCAATCTCAAGCTCCGATTCTCCTTCTTCGACTCATCAATTTCCAAGCCTCTTTTCATCACTTTGCTAGCTCTAACCCTCATCCTCCTCATTTCAAATCTACAACCTTATCATGAAACCACTTCCAGCTTATCAGAAAACAAGCTCATTTCTACACAAAATCAAGATCACCCCCACATAAGATCATTCACATCATACGGAAACGCCGCCGCCCTTTTCGTCC
It encodes the following:
- the LOC124927639 gene encoding protein OVEREXPRESSOR OF CATIONIC PEROXIDASE 3, with translation MASSMSSLHASPTLFRLPPPQIGRSLVLNFRSHFIHPLSLSPRLSIALARRQNNTGPVPASFSNKKKKKKENDEDAEEHLFGDALEALFDQLEEDLKNDDSLIEDDDEISEEELMMLERELEEALKDDDLVKGSDSSQLSEVDGIVYEEEEEEEEEEEVSVKLKNWQLRRLAYALKSGRRKTSIKNLAADLCLERAVVLKLLRDPPPDLLLLSAALPDKPDSNVMVPNKSAMTVSELESETLESAASEGAIIDLTSEEKGEVPIHVMQGDWSSRKRLKKVQVGTLERVYRRSKRPTNSMIVSIVHVTNLPRKRVVKWFEEKRAEDGIPDQHLPFNRSSTETALS